Proteins from a single region of Bacteroidia bacterium:
- a CDS encoding M20 family metallopeptidase yields the protein MDIRQKIQYLAEDLFPETIQNRRYLHRYPELSFEEKNTSAFIQQQLQAQNIPFQANIGGYGVVAYIEGKNPAQKVIALRADMDALPITEANQTEYTSQNVGVMHACGHDAHTASLLSVATILNKLKNEFEGTVKLIFQPAEEKIPGGASLMIKEGVLENPKPQAIIGQHVMPLIETGKVGFRAGKYMASADEIYVKIQGKGGHGAQPHQCIDPVLIASHIIVALQQIVSRNAPPTIPSVLTFGKIIANGATNIIPEQVYMEGTFRTMDEKWRAEAHQKMKSMAEGIAQAMGAKCEFNILKGYPVLYNHEALTNMAKQYAIDYLGKENVIDLDLWMAAEDFAYYTHQIPGCFYRLGTRNEQKGIISNLHTPTFDIDEQALKIGVGLMAYIAIRLLQNQN from the coding sequence ATGGATATTCGGCAAAAAATTCAATACTTAGCAGAAGACTTGTTTCCTGAAACTATCCAAAACAGGCGCTACTTGCATAGGTATCCTGAACTTTCTTTTGAAGAAAAAAATACATCGGCTTTTATACAACAGCAGTTGCAAGCTCAAAATATTCCTTTTCAAGCTAATATAGGAGGATACGGCGTAGTGGCTTATATTGAGGGCAAAAATCCTGCTCAAAAAGTAATTGCTTTACGCGCAGACATGGATGCTCTACCTATTACAGAAGCCAACCAAACTGAATACACTTCACAAAATGTAGGTGTGATGCATGCATGCGGACATGATGCCCATACGGCAAGTCTACTTAGTGTAGCAACTATTCTAAATAAGCTCAAAAATGAATTTGAAGGTACGGTAAAACTTATCTTTCAGCCCGCAGAAGAAAAAATCCCTGGCGGCGCTTCTTTGATGATAAAAGAAGGCGTATTAGAAAATCCAAAACCACAGGCTATTATCGGACAGCACGTAATGCCCTTAATCGAAACAGGTAAGGTAGGTTTTAGAGCAGGCAAATATATGGCTTCCGCAGATGAAATTTATGTAAAGATACAAGGTAAAGGCGGACACGGCGCACAACCCCATCAATGTATTGACCCTGTGTTGATAGCATCGCACATTATTGTAGCTTTGCAACAAATTGTTAGCCGAAATGCACCCCCCACTATTCCCTCTGTACTCACCTTTGGAAAAATAATCGCTAATGGAGCTACTAACATCATTCCAGAACAAGTATATATGGAAGGTACATTCCGAACTATGGACGAAAAATGGCGCGCAGAAGCACATCAAAAAATGAAAAGTATGGCAGAAGGTATAGCCCAAGCTATGGGCGCAAAGTGTGAGTTTAATATTCTTAAAGGCTACCCTGTCCTTTACAATCATGAAGCACTTACAAATATGGCTAAACAATATGCCATTGACTACTTAGGCAAAGAAAATGTAATAGATTTAGATTTATGGATGGCTGCGGAAGACTTTGCGTATTACACACACCAAATACCAGGCTGCTTTTACCGTTTAGGCACCCGAAATGAACAAAAAGGAATCATCTCAAATTTACACACTCCTACTTTTGACATTGATGAGCAAGCTCTAAAAATAGGAGTAGGATTGATGGCATATATTGCAATTAGACTTTTACAAAATCAAAATTAA